The following coding sequences are from one Rhodobiaceae bacterium window:
- a CDS encoding hypothetical protein (domain of unknown function (DUF4336)) — MLQKIGNEIWVFDGDCVSFYGFPYPTRCVIVRLKGGGLWVWSPTKLTEELRAIVQDLGPVEHLVSPNKIHYLFLAEWADAFPGAKVWGPASTIAKCPELEFEKALTETPPLDWADEIDQVWMQGSPALDEVVFHHRSSATTILADLSENFSDAFLREHWKPWARWIARRWKIVEGWGYAPLEWRLSFIFRKPARAAKARILDWPTEQVVMAHGEWQSSDGQAFLKKAFAWL, encoded by the coding sequence ATGCTTCAGAAAATTGGAAACGAAATCTGGGTTTTCGACGGAGACTGCGTGAGCTTTTACGGATTTCCCTATCCAACCCGCTGCGTCATCGTGCGCTTAAAGGGAGGGGGCTTGTGGGTCTGGTCTCCGACCAAGCTGACAGAGGAGTTGAGAGCCATCGTTCAAGACTTGGGCCCGGTGGAACATCTCGTGAGTCCAAACAAAATCCACTACCTGTTTTTAGCTGAGTGGGCAGACGCTTTTCCGGGTGCGAAAGTGTGGGGCCCAGCCTCCACAATAGCGAAATGCCCAGAGCTTGAGTTTGAAAAGGCGCTGACGGAGACCCCGCCGTTGGATTGGGCGGATGAAATTGACCAGGTCTGGATGCAAGGGTCCCCAGCACTCGATGAGGTCGTCTTCCATCACAGATCCTCTGCCACCACCATCCTTGCTGACCTGTCGGAAAACTTCAGTGACGCTTTTCTTCGCGAGCATTGGAAGCCGTGGGCGCGCTGGATTGCTCGCAGATGGAAGATTGTCGAAGGCTGGGGTTATGCGCCACTGGAATGGCGGCTCTCATTCATCTTCCGAAAACCCGCCAGAGCAGCCAAGGCCCGTATTTTAGACTGGCCAACAGAGCAAGTTGTCATGGCGCATGGGGAGTGGCAGTCAAGCGATGGGCAAGCCTTTCTGAAAAAAGCTTTTGCATGGCTCTAA
- the aphA gene encoding acetylpolyamine aminohydrolase, translating into MTTPEMRYVFADAQTKHDPKFFLASGIISKNEEVPARAEILAEGAEKAGLTRVAPEDYGLGVISRCHTPEYLQFLKNIYTRWSRKPGAPKEVIPNIHPQRRDFGYPAAADGQVGYHTADTSAPIGEHTWESAYWSAQTAAHAAELVLGGASSAYALCRPPGHHAMRDIAGGFCYLNNSGVAAEVLRQRHERVAILDIDVHHGNGTQDVFYERADVLTISLHVDPVRFYPFFWGHADERGDGAGQGYNLNIPLRRRTADDDYLTALDQALERIDAFVPGALVLALGLDSFEGDPFEGLSVSTPGFARIADAISKRGYPTVIVQEGGYICPELGDNLTSFLTGFTAARG; encoded by the coding sequence ATGACGACGCCTGAGATGCGTTATGTGTTTGCAGACGCACAAACAAAACATGATCCCAAATTTTTTCTCGCAAGCGGGATCATTTCGAAGAATGAAGAGGTTCCGGCCCGCGCTGAAATCCTCGCGGAAGGTGCCGAGAAAGCGGGGCTTACCCGGGTTGCGCCTGAGGACTACGGGCTTGGGGTAATCAGCCGCTGCCATACGCCGGAATATCTTCAGTTTCTCAAAAACATCTACACCCGCTGGTCACGCAAGCCAGGTGCGCCCAAGGAAGTGATCCCCAATATTCATCCTCAGCGTCGTGACTTTGGGTACCCTGCCGCCGCGGACGGACAGGTGGGCTACCACACAGCTGATACGTCTGCTCCCATTGGTGAACATACCTGGGAAAGTGCCTATTGGTCTGCTCAGACCGCCGCGCATGCCGCCGAACTTGTGTTAGGAGGGGCCAGTAGTGCGTACGCGCTCTGCCGGCCGCCTGGTCACCATGCCATGCGCGATATCGCAGGTGGATTTTGTTACCTGAACAATTCTGGCGTTGCGGCAGAAGTGCTACGCCAACGCCATGAGCGCGTTGCCATTCTTGATATTGATGTGCACCACGGCAATGGCACGCAAGATGTTTTCTATGAACGCGCAGATGTTCTGACCATCTCACTTCACGTCGACCCGGTTCGCTTCTACCCCTTTTTCTGGGGCCATGCGGATGAACGCGGCGATGGCGCCGGCCAGGGATATAATCTCAACATCCCGCTGCGCCGCAGGACGGCGGATGATGACTATCTGACTGCCCTTGATCAGGCACTGGAACGGATCGACGCCTTTGTCCCGGGGGCGCTTGTCCTTGCACTTGGATTGGATTCCTTTGAAGGTGACCCGTTTGAGGGGCTGTCTGTTTCAACGCCCGGTTTTGCGCGCATCGCAGACGCCATATCAAAACGCGGCTACCCGACCGTGATTGTTCAGGAAGGCGGTTATATCTGCCCAGAACTTGGCGACAATCTCACATCCTTTCTGACCGGTTTCACTGCCGCACGAGGTTGA
- a CDS encoding acetyltransferase (GNAT) family protein — MDITNPDQASASEFADQFPDLVHQTGAATYNYLFGPDRVLFDAFMKQSWVAPKNLFSHAETTIITDGSTLLGIELGYGGSDWYKFHSSGGEVIGKLFEAGSLTEESLVALGERSNLISYMNPHIPDHAYYITALSVAASARGTGLGAKLLTNAIDRARNEGYKELHLDVFSDNPAVKFYQSMGLACMSETVAPIPCREHNIPMEMRMVIGL; from the coding sequence ATGGATATCACCAACCCCGACCAAGCATCCGCCTCAGAATTCGCAGATCAGTTTCCTGACCTCGTCCATCAGACCGGCGCAGCAACTTATAACTACCTGTTCGGGCCAGATCGCGTGCTCTTCGACGCTTTCATGAAACAGAGCTGGGTCGCACCAAAGAACCTCTTCTCCCATGCGGAAACAACAATCATAACCGATGGATCAACTCTACTTGGTATTGAACTCGGCTATGGGGGCAGCGACTGGTACAAATTCCACTCATCCGGTGGTGAGGTGATCGGCAAACTCTTCGAGGCTGGCAGCCTCACTGAAGAGAGTCTTGTTGCCTTGGGTGAGAGATCAAACCTTATCAGCTACATGAACCCGCATATTCCCGATCACGCCTACTACATCACTGCCCTATCCGTCGCAGCTTCTGCACGCGGCACAGGGCTTGGCGCTAAGCTGCTCACCAATGCCATCGATCGCGCCCGCAATGAGGGGTATAAAGAACTCCATCTGGATGTTTTCTCCGACAACCCAGCAGTGAAATTCTACCAATCAATGGGCCTTGCCTGCATGTCTGAAACAGTTGCCCCCATCCCCTGCCGTGAGCACAATATACCGATGGAAATGCGAATGGTGATTGGCCTATGA
- a CDS encoding transcriptional regulator BetI yields MDAKILASDEDVKLTKGQKRRAEIISLGRDLLIDEGYDAFVLRTIAARAAITLGNLQYYFPIREDLLEEIVRQEFARSVNTVREANAGLGTAETRLTHMVHQLLEDWNQTGGRVYAVTFMLALHQERFRHLHKKHYRHFYQAVAELVQELSPKISTNETLKKARLITSMMDGSLFQVALGGRGSRAERKKFDDEIVAAILQAVKL; encoded by the coding sequence ATGGATGCAAAAATCCTCGCTTCTGATGAAGATGTTAAGCTGACCAAAGGGCAGAAGCGTCGCGCAGAGATCATTTCTCTAGGTCGAGATCTCTTGATTGACGAGGGGTATGATGCCTTTGTATTGCGCACTATCGCGGCGCGTGCGGCGATCACTTTGGGTAATCTCCAATACTACTTCCCCATACGGGAAGACCTCTTAGAAGAAATTGTCCGTCAGGAGTTTGCGCGCAGCGTGAACACTGTCCGCGAAGCAAATGCCGGCTTAGGGACGGCCGAGACCAGACTTACCCATATGGTCCATCAACTCTTGGAAGACTGGAACCAGACTGGGGGGCGTGTCTATGCGGTCACGTTCATGCTGGCCTTGCACCAGGAACGTTTTCGACACCTGCACAAAAAACACTACAGACACTTCTATCAAGCGGTCGCAGAGCTTGTGCAAGAGTTGAGCCCCAAAATCTCAACAAACGAAACGCTAAAGAAAGCGCGCCTCATCACCTCGATGATGGACGGATCTCTTTTTCAGGTGGCACTTGGCGGCAGAGGATCCCGCGCCGAACGCAAAAAGTTCGACGACGAAATTGTTGCAGCGATCCTGCAGGCAGTTAAGCTCTAA
- the bioB gene encoding biotin synthase, producing MNIQTPVSEQSAAPETTALRHDWGREEVEALFALPFNDLIFRAQTVHREWFDPNEVQKSMLLSVKTGGCPEDCGYCSQSAKYDTGLSASKLMEVEKVLAGARRAKEAGASRYCMGAAWREPKERDMPAIVAMIEGVREMGMETCMTLGMLSPEQTIQLKDAGLDYYNHNIDTSEEFYPSIITTRTFQDRIDTLERVREAGINVCSGGILGLGEERQDRAGMLMALGNLTEHPQSVPINMLIPIEGTPLGENAKIDAIEFVRTIAVARIMMPKSIVRLSAGREWMSDETQALCFLAGANSIFVGDELLTTKNPGQDKDQALFDKLGLEPMPAHSCPSEV from the coding sequence ATGAATATTCAGACGCCCGTGTCCGAGCAGTCCGCCGCTCCTGAGACCACCGCCCTCCGCCATGATTGGGGCCGAGAGGAAGTTGAAGCGCTGTTTGCCCTTCCCTTTAATGATCTCATTTTCCGCGCCCAGACGGTGCACAGGGAATGGTTTGACCCGAACGAAGTGCAAAAAAGCATGCTTCTGTCAGTTAAGACAGGTGGCTGCCCGGAAGATTGCGGCTATTGCTCCCAGAGCGCAAAATATGACACTGGCCTTAGCGCGTCCAAACTGATGGAAGTGGAAAAGGTTTTGGCGGGGGCACGCCGCGCCAAAGAAGCAGGTGCCTCGCGATATTGCATGGGCGCTGCCTGGCGGGAGCCAAAAGAACGCGACATGCCAGCCATCGTTGCCATGATCGAAGGCGTGCGGGAAATGGGCATGGAAACCTGTATGACCCTTGGCATGCTGAGCCCGGAACAAACAATCCAGCTCAAAGATGCCGGACTCGACTATTACAATCACAATATCGACACGTCGGAAGAGTTCTATCCCTCAATCATCACGACACGGACCTTCCAGGATCGCATTGATACGCTGGAGCGCGTTCGCGAAGCTGGTATTAATGTCTGCTCCGGTGGCATCTTGGGCCTTGGTGAAGAACGTCAAGACCGCGCCGGTATGTTGATGGCGCTTGGTAATCTGACGGAACATCCACAGTCTGTGCCGATCAACATGCTGATCCCGATTGAAGGCACGCCCCTTGGTGAGAACGCAAAGATCGACGCAATTGAATTCGTACGCACCATCGCCGTTGCCCGCATCATGATGCCTAAGTCCATCGTTCGCCTCTCTGCAGGTCGCGAATGGATGTCGGATGAAACCCAGGCGCTCTGCTTCCTTGCTGGCGCGAATTCGATTTTCGTTGGGGACGAGCTGCTCACCACGAAGAACCCGGGCCAGGACAAGGACCAAGCACTCTTCGACAAGCTAGGGCTCGAGCCGATGCCTGCGCATAGCTGCCCGTCTGAAGTGTAA
- the bioF gene encoding 8-amino-7-oxononanoate synthase: protein MSSLNDMALRKLAELEAGNLRRRLKETDRLAGAYVERDGRTLISFCCNDYLNLAHDPRVIEAAKSALDERGTSSGASRLVTGNHSIFTELERRLAALKQTDDCVVFGSGYLANLGIIPTLMKPGDLVLADELSHSCLLSGTDLSGATSFRFRHNDMAHLTELLGTHRAAARNCLILTDGVFSMDGDLAPVAEMAEIAKTHDAWLMTDDAHGIGVLAEGRGSSFVTGRKADVPLQMGTLSKAIGSYGGYICASQPVIDLLRTRARTLIYSTGLPPASAAAAIASLEIIETEPDYAALPVEKANRFTRALNLPAAESPIVPLVLGDPETTLDASAFLEEEGFLVTAIRPPTVPQGTARLRFTFTALHKDEDIDRLADLVRTQILNKRAAE, encoded by the coding sequence ATGAGCTCACTCAACGACATGGCATTACGGAAACTGGCCGAATTGGAGGCCGGGAACCTGCGTCGTCGCCTGAAAGAAACCGACCGTTTGGCTGGGGCCTATGTGGAACGCGATGGTCGGACGCTTATCTCCTTTTGCTGCAACGACTATTTGAACCTCGCCCACGACCCTCGGGTCATAGAGGCGGCCAAGAGCGCCTTGGATGAGCGCGGCACAAGTTCTGGTGCCTCAAGGCTCGTGACCGGTAACCATTCCATCTTTACGGAATTGGAGCGCCGCCTCGCTGCGCTTAAGCAAACCGACGACTGCGTAGTCTTCGGGTCAGGGTACCTCGCCAACTTAGGCATCATCCCGACCTTGATGAAGCCGGGAGACCTGGTCCTTGCCGATGAGCTCTCTCATTCCTGTCTACTATCGGGAACGGATCTCTCCGGAGCGACATCCTTTCGGTTCAGACACAATGATATGGCACACCTGACCGAGCTACTCGGAACGCACCGCGCGGCTGCGAGAAACTGCCTCATCCTCACCGACGGGGTCTTTTCTATGGATGGGGATCTGGCGCCGGTTGCGGAAATGGCTGAAATCGCCAAAACGCACGATGCCTGGCTGATGACAGATGATGCCCATGGCATTGGCGTGCTTGCCGAAGGTCGCGGCTCCAGCTTCGTGACAGGAAGGAAAGCGGATGTCCCTCTTCAAATGGGAACACTGTCAAAAGCGATCGGGTCCTATGGCGGTTACATTTGCGCGAGCCAGCCGGTGATTGATCTTTTGCGCACGCGCGCAAGAACGCTGATCTATTCAACCGGCCTGCCGCCGGCGAGTGCCGCTGCGGCAATCGCTTCCCTCGAAATTATCGAGACGGAGCCGGACTATGCAGCCTTGCCTGTTGAGAAGGCGAACCGTTTTACGAGAGCGCTCAACTTGCCAGCTGCCGAGAGCCCCATTGTTCCGCTGGTGCTTGGCGACCCTGAAACGACGCTCGATGCATCAGCCTTTCTCGAAGAAGAGGGTTTTCTGGTCACGGCCATCCGCCCGCCAACTGTGCCGCAGGGCACGGCGCGTCTGCGCTTCACGTTTACCGCGCTTCATAAAGATGAAGACATTGATCGATTGGCGGATCTTGTGCGTACCCAAATCCTCAACAAGCGAGCTGCTGAATGA
- the bioD1 gene encoding ATP-dependent dethiobiotin synthetase BioD 1, producing the protein MTHLFVTASGTDIGKTVISEILIRQLVAKGKKVSALKPVLSGLAGVPLEETDSGRMLLAQGAEVSEEAIAAITPWRFDPPLSPDMAAMRVGQIMKLDELIDFCVAPTGHDYVLVEGAGGVLVPINPEATMSDWMVGLKNKTDLRVVLVVGSYLGTISHTLTALESLNTRGLTPAVIVISTSEVNPVPVEETVEVMARFAGNVPIAVVPRLDEAEAPDLTQYLD; encoded by the coding sequence ATGACCCACCTGTTTGTAACCGCGTCTGGAACAGATATTGGCAAAACGGTGATCAGTGAAATTCTGATCCGTCAGCTTGTTGCAAAGGGCAAGAAGGTGTCCGCCTTGAAGCCCGTGTTGAGCGGCCTTGCGGGTGTGCCGCTTGAAGAAACGGATTCAGGCCGCATGCTTTTGGCGCAAGGCGCTGAGGTGAGCGAAGAAGCTATTGCCGCGATCACGCCGTGGCGTTTTGATCCACCGCTTTCACCAGACATGGCGGCAATGCGCGTTGGTCAAATAATGAAGCTCGATGAACTCATCGATTTTTGTGTGGCGCCAACAGGCCACGACTATGTGCTCGTGGAAGGCGCCGGCGGTGTGCTGGTGCCAATCAACCCGGAAGCGACCATGTCTGATTGGATGGTTGGGCTAAAGAACAAGACAGATCTTCGTGTGGTGTTGGTTGTGGGCTCTTATCTCGGCACGATCAGTCATACGCTGACAGCACTAGAGAGCCTGAACACCCGCGGCCTCACCCCCGCTGTCATCGTGATCTCGACGTCTGAGGTAAACCCGGTACCAGTCGAAGAAACTGTGGAGGTCATGGCGCGCTTTGCAGGCAACGTGCCCATCGCCGTCGTCCCTCGCCTCGACGAAGCCGAGGCGCCTGACCTCACACAATATTTGGACTGA
- a CDS encoding hypothetical protein (phospholipase_D-nuclease N-terminal) — translation MLDLQFNGLFGLLILIADIYAIVKTVQSNAETLTKVLWIVVILFLPLLGVILWYFFGPRG, via the coding sequence ATGCTTGATCTTCAGTTTAACGGCCTGTTTGGGTTGCTCATTCTGATCGCTGACATTTATGCAATCGTGAAGACCGTGCAGAGCAATGCAGAGACACTCACCAAAGTCTTGTGGATCGTTGTGATCCTGTTCCTGCCTCTGCTCGGCGTCATCCTCTGGTACTTCTTCGGCCCGCGCGGATAA
- the ogt gene encoding methylated-DNA--protein-cysteine methyltransferase → MPKSKTPLAIATLDTPIGPIRVAAHARGLARVLFDTQKNEVLEEDPNPSNEAKQHLEAALQALREYFADERQSFDDLTLAPEGTDFQLSVWHALLNIGYGDTCAYRDIATTIGNPKAVRAVGLANGKNPIPVIVPCHRVIGANGTLTGFGGGLPAKKWLLEHEGALAGSLI, encoded by the coding sequence ATGCCAAAGTCTAAGACACCCCTTGCTATTGCCACTCTCGATACACCGATCGGACCCATCCGCGTTGCTGCCCACGCCCGTGGTCTCGCACGGGTCCTGTTTGATACCCAAAAAAACGAAGTGCTTGAGGAAGATCCCAATCCGTCCAATGAGGCCAAGCAGCATCTTGAAGCCGCTCTCCAGGCGCTCAGAGAATACTTCGCCGACGAGCGTCAAAGTTTTGACGACCTGACCCTGGCACCGGAGGGCACTGATTTTCAGCTCAGTGTCTGGCATGCTCTTCTAAATATTGGATATGGTGACACTTGCGCCTATCGGGACATCGCCACCACAATTGGTAATCCGAAAGCAGTCCGCGCAGTAGGTCTTGCCAATGGTAAAAATCCGATCCCGGTCATTGTTCCCTGTCACCGCGTGATCGGCGCCAATGGCACTCTCACTGGGTTTGGCGGCGGGCTGCCTGCAAAAAAATGGCTGCTGGAGCATGAAGGCGCACTCGCAGGGTCCCTCATTTAG
- the alkA gene encoding putative bifunctional transcriptional activator/DNA repair enzyme AlkA — translation MDICSPTPFPTPDACYAAIQARDTRFDGRFFTGVTSTGIYCRPVCPARLPKRENCTFWPSAAAAEQAGFRACLRCRPEAAPGTPAAQGSAATVSRALRLIGEGALDTGSVCQLADRLGLGERQVRRLFNMHLGANPEAVAATRRLLLANQLLRDTNLPVADIAFASGFSSLRRFNDAFAKRYGEPPTAIRRAARKKGHGATNKDNALPFDLRLRLGFRPPFDWQMILDYFEIRAIPGVEAIDGNRYRRTVRLNDAHAFIEAEPDKTRDILWVRVMSDRPFALADLVMRLRRLFDLDAQPQAIGAHFSDDPLIGPLVEQRPGLRIPGAFDGFELAIRAILGQQVSVKGATTIAGRLVETYGDQVTPPGENWPSFLFPEPQTLVRDDLGKLGMPRTRGDTLSTIAKAVADGNVTLHPGVNISEMVAALTSLKGIGDWTASYVALRALGDPDAFPSGDLGLQKAAAPHSEKLSAKALSATAENWRPWRGYAALHLWSSLSS, via the coding sequence ATGGATATTTGCTCACCAACGCCCTTCCCGACACCTGATGCCTGCTACGCGGCCATTCAGGCACGCGACACCCGCTTTGACGGGCGCTTTTTTACCGGCGTTACGTCAACGGGGATCTATTGCCGCCCAGTCTGCCCAGCCCGGCTTCCCAAGCGGGAGAACTGTACGTTCTGGCCGTCTGCGGCGGCGGCGGAGCAGGCAGGCTTTCGCGCCTGTCTTAGATGCCGCCCCGAAGCAGCGCCGGGCACGCCTGCAGCTCAGGGGTCCGCGGCAACTGTGTCACGGGCACTTCGTCTCATTGGCGAAGGCGCGCTAGATACAGGGAGTGTCTGCCAGCTTGCCGATCGTCTGGGTCTTGGTGAGCGGCAAGTGCGACGCCTGTTCAATATGCATTTAGGGGCCAATCCTGAAGCGGTCGCTGCAACCCGCCGCCTTTTGCTCGCCAATCAATTGCTGCGCGATACAAACCTGCCTGTTGCCGACATCGCCTTTGCGTCTGGCTTTTCAAGCCTCAGGCGCTTCAATGATGCGTTTGCCAAACGCTATGGCGAACCCCCAACAGCGATCCGACGGGCGGCGCGAAAGAAAGGCCATGGCGCCACCAATAAGGACAATGCGCTGCCGTTCGATCTTCGGTTACGCCTTGGGTTTCGACCGCCCTTCGATTGGCAGATGATCTTGGACTATTTCGAGATTCGGGCCATTCCCGGGGTCGAGGCGATTGACGGCAATCGGTACCGACGGACCGTTCGGTTGAACGACGCCCATGCCTTTATTGAAGCTGAGCCGGACAAGACCCGTGACATTCTCTGGGTGCGGGTGATGAGTGACCGGCCTTTCGCACTTGCAGATCTTGTCATGCGCCTGCGGCGCCTGTTTGATCTAGATGCACAACCACAGGCTATCGGCGCACATTTTTCAGATGACCCGCTTATTGGTCCCTTGGTCGAGCAGCGGCCCGGTCTTCGCATTCCTGGTGCCTTTGATGGTTTCGAACTTGCGATCCGCGCCATTCTCGGCCAGCAGGTTTCGGTCAAAGGAGCCACCACCATCGCGGGCCGCCTGGTGGAGACCTATGGAGATCAGGTGACACCACCGGGGGAAAACTGGCCGTCATTTCTGTTCCCAGAACCTCAGACCCTTGTAAGGGACGATCTAGGGAAACTAGGTATGCCCCGCACCCGTGGAGATACATTGTCAACCATTGCCAAAGCGGTTGCAGACGGCAACGTCACATTGCATCCCGGCGTCAATATTTCTGAGATGGTTGCTGCCCTTACGTCGCTCAAGGGCATCGGCGATTGGACGGCCTCCTATGTTGCGTTGCGCGCGCTAGGCGATCCTGATGCTTTCCCGTCTGGTGATCTGGGGCTTCAAAAAGCCGCCGCCCCTCATTCTGAAAAATTGAGCGCGAAAGCGCTCTCTGCAACCGCAGAAAATTGGAGACCCTGGCGGGGCTATGCCGCTCTTCACCTCTGGTCCAGCCTGTCCTCGTAG
- the prsE gene encoding type I secretion system membrane fusion protein PrsE, whose amino-acid sequence MAQEKHESSKKARRKAELSKKLALPLTLEESGPPRFYQNLMIVGGVFLALAILWGSITEIKELARAEGEVTPAGRVQLVQHLEGGIVAEVLVSEGELVEKDQPLARLQPIAAEGDLGQLASRQVSLQLKIERLSANVEARPMDPALEELDPNLYANELALLDASLTAADRQRQGFLARIEQRKGDIESLSDQRASLKEQVELMLEQVNLRGGLLEKGLVSRIAYLETKRTYEQTRVQLISTAGNLAATRESLREEEFGLEELDATLINDALSERSTATAELDETASAIRKLTDRVNRLTAFAPVRGIVQDLPAKTIGEVIEPGGLIAQVVPMDDELVAEVRVLPTDIGHIQIGDPAKVKITTYDTARFGDINGEVRRISASTFRDEQDEPYYKVIIALSKAHVGLGAQHHSILPGMVVNAEIITGSKSLVRYLLKPVFRSLDIAFTER is encoded by the coding sequence GTGGCGCAGGAGAAACACGAGAGCTCGAAAAAAGCGCGGCGGAAAGCCGAGCTCTCTAAAAAGCTCGCCCTCCCCCTGACACTTGAAGAATCCGGTCCTCCTCGCTTCTACCAAAACTTGATGATTGTCGGCGGCGTCTTTCTGGCACTGGCAATTCTTTGGGGGTCCATCACAGAAATCAAAGAACTGGCGCGGGCCGAAGGCGAGGTTACACCAGCTGGCCGCGTTCAGCTTGTCCAACATCTAGAAGGTGGCATTGTTGCAGAGGTTCTCGTCAGTGAAGGCGAGCTGGTCGAGAAAGATCAACCACTCGCGCGGCTTCAGCCGATCGCAGCTGAAGGTGATCTTGGTCAGTTGGCCTCTCGACAGGTTTCGTTGCAACTCAAGATCGAGCGGCTCAGCGCCAATGTTGAAGCCCGCCCGATGGATCCAGCGCTAGAAGAGCTCGACCCAAACCTCTACGCGAATGAACTGGCACTCCTCGACGCGTCGCTCACCGCAGCAGACCGTCAGCGACAGGGCTTCCTTGCTCGGATCGAACAACGAAAGGGCGATATTGAATCCCTCTCAGATCAACGTGCCAGCCTGAAAGAACAGGTGGAGCTGATGCTCGAGCAGGTCAATCTACGCGGAGGCCTTCTCGAAAAAGGTCTGGTGTCCCGCATCGCCTATCTTGAAACCAAGCGCACTTACGAACAGACTCGGGTGCAGCTCATCTCGACGGCAGGCAACCTAGCTGCAACCCGCGAGTCGCTCCGCGAGGAGGAATTTGGCCTCGAAGAGTTGGATGCGACATTGATCAATGACGCCTTGTCGGAACGGTCGACGGCCACTGCAGAACTCGACGAAACGGCGAGCGCCATTCGCAAGCTTACGGACCGGGTAAACCGGCTGACGGCCTTTGCGCCTGTTCGCGGTATCGTTCAGGACCTGCCCGCCAAAACCATCGGCGAAGTCATCGAACCCGGCGGCCTGATCGCCCAAGTGGTGCCCATGGATGATGAGCTTGTAGCGGAAGTCCGTGTTCTGCCCACTGACATTGGGCACATCCAGATCGGGGATCCTGCAAAGGTCAAAATCACGACCTACGATACTGCCCGGTTCGGCGACATTAACGGAGAGGTTCGGCGCATCTCCGCATCGACGTTCCGCGACGAACAGGATGAGCCCTATTACAAAGTCATCATCGCGCTTTCCAAAGCGCATGTGGGTCTTGGGGCACAACACCATTCCATACTGCCGGGCATGGTGGTGAATGCGGAGATTATTACAGGCTCCAAGTCGCTTGTTCGTTATCTCCTGAAACCCGTTTTCCGGTCTCTGGACATCGCCTTTACGGAGCGATGA